The Triplophysa rosa linkage group LG25, Trosa_1v2, whole genome shotgun sequence genome window below encodes:
- the rrp36 gene encoding ribosomal RNA processing protein 36 homolog, whose translation MPKSVKKHTRMKDQSSDDEDDAVEMEKNFALLSQRGAMQTSAEDEEEYFEDEDEEEGPEEDGDDEEVSGSDDDKLDSAPEEAFKEEGSTYMKSHTKGDIKIDLSSMSFEEIMKLQNKVGTKAYNKIAYGATKQKQQNTEPKKRLNRHKPQEISAKKRVPYIRQVVPVKKNISRDPRFDDLSGEYKPEVFHQTYKFIGDLREQEMQMVRKKLKKAKSVEKKEELKALLKRLENQQRARQRQEKEREKELQFKKKLRGMVGQGHKPFYLKKSDKKKMELAEKYSELKKSGKLENFLSKKRKRNATKDRRKLPNQHKAR comes from the exons ATGCCCAAATCCGTAAAGAAGCACACCAGGATGAAAGATCAGAGCTCAGACGATGAAGATGATGCTGTAGAGATGGAGAAGAACTTTGCTTTGCTCAGTCAAAGGGGTGCGATGCAGACGTCTGCAGAGGATGAAGAAGAGTACTTTGAGgatgaagatgaggaagagGGACCAGAAGAGGACGGAGATGACGAAGAGGTGTCAGGAAGTGATGATGATAAGTTAGATAGCGCTCCCGAAGAAGCCTTTAAAGAAGAAGGAAGCACATACATGAAATCACATACAAAGGGTGATATTAAAATAG ACTTATCGAGCATGTCGTTTGAAGAAATCATGAAGCTACAGAATAAAGTTGGAACTAAAGCATACAACAAAATCGCTTATGGTGCCACGAAACAGAAGCAGCAGAACACAGAGCCCAAGAAACGACTGAACAGACACAA ACCTCAGGAGATTTCTGCAAAGAAACGCGTGCCTTACATCAGACAAGTAGTTCCtgtcaaaaaaaat ATTTCAAGAGACCCCCGATTTGATGACCTCTCAGGGGAATACAAGCCTGAAGTTTTTCACCAGACATACAAATTCATCGGCGATCTCAGAGAACAAGAAATGCAG ATGGTGagaaaaaaactaaagaaaGCTAAATCTGTGGAAAAAAAGGAAGAACTGAAAGCTTTGCTTAAGAGACTG GAAAACCAGCAGAGAGCTCGGCAGAGGCaagaaaaggagagagaaaaggaACTTCAGTTCAAGAAGAAACTAAGAGGAATGGTTGGCCAGGGACACAAACCCTTCTACCTGAAGAAAT CCGACAAGAAGAAGATGGAATTGGCGGAGAAATACAGCGAACTGAAGAAGAGCGGCAAACTGGAGAACTTCTTGAGCAAGAAGAGAAAACGTAACGCCACCAAAGACCGCCGGAAGCTGCCCAATCAGCACAAGGCGCGATGA